From one Agathobaculum sp. NTUH-O15-33 genomic stretch:
- a CDS encoding response regulator transcription factor, producing MSQIFLVEDDKAIAKNLVLLLRAEGFTVAHASTRAEALGLLGGDRFDLALVDISLPDGNGFSVCTEIKEKQDIPVIFLTASGDEASVVTGLNIGADDYITKPFRPRELMARIAAALRKSKRAPTAAEIGGLYVDTASGVVKKDGGEVFLSALEYRLLLVFLNNPKSILTRGRLLDELWDAAGEFVNDNTLTVYIKRLREKIESDPANPRIILTVRGTGYRLGGGHASE from the coding sequence GTGTCGCAGATTTTTTTGGTTGAAGATGACAAGGCGATCGCCAAAAATTTGGTGCTTTTGCTCCGCGCGGAGGGGTTCACGGTCGCGCATGCGTCCACGCGGGCGGAGGCGCTCGGCTTGCTCGGCGGGGATCGGTTCGATCTGGCGCTGGTCGATATTTCGCTGCCTGACGGAAACGGCTTTTCGGTTTGTACGGAAATTAAAGAAAAGCAGGATATCCCCGTGATCTTTTTGACGGCTTCGGGCGATGAGGCGAGCGTTGTCACCGGTTTGAACATCGGCGCGGACGACTACATCACAAAGCCCTTTCGGCCGCGTGAATTGATGGCGCGCATCGCCGCCGCCCTGCGGAAAAGCAAACGCGCGCCGACCGCCGCCGAGATAGGCGGCCTGTATGTCGATACCGCGAGCGGCGTGGTGAAAAAGGACGGCGGCGAGGTCTTTCTTTCCGCTTTGGAGTACCGCCTATTGCTGGTGTTTCTCAATAACCCCAAAAGCATTCTCACGCGGGGACGGCTGCTGGACGAATTGTGGGACGCGGCGGGCGAGTTTGTCAATGACAACACCTTGACCGTGTATATCAAACGCTTGCGGGAGAAAATAGAAAGCGATCCCGCTAACCCGCGTATCATTTTAACCGTGCGCGGGACGGGGTACCGATTGGGAGGCGGCCATGCTTCGGAATAG
- a CDS encoding ABC transporter ATP-binding protein has translation MDFLRVEDLCKVYGKGENQVTALDHVSLTIEKGEFTAIIGSSGSGKSTLLHIIGGVDMPTSGKVYLDGQDVYAGNNDNLAIFRRRQVGLIYQFHNLIPTLNVVENITLPILMDKRKVNRERLNDLLDLLGLQERRTHLPNQLSGGQQQRVAIGRALMNAPQVMLADEPTGSLDSRNGHEIIKLLKESNRLYGQTLLLVTHDESIALQADRIITIADGAVVRDVRARS, from the coding sequence ATGGATTTTTTAAGAGTGGAAGATCTATGCAAGGTCTACGGCAAGGGCGAAAATCAGGTCACCGCGCTGGACCATGTATCGCTGACCATTGAAAAGGGCGAGTTTACCGCCATCATCGGCTCCTCCGGTTCGGGCAAATCCACCTTGCTGCACATCATCGGCGGCGTGGACATGCCGACCAGCGGAAAGGTATATTTGGACGGGCAGGACGTCTATGCGGGGAACAATGACAATCTGGCTATTTTCCGCAGGCGGCAGGTCGGCCTGATCTACCAGTTCCACAACCTGATCCCGACCCTGAACGTGGTGGAAAACATCACCCTGCCCATTTTAATGGACAAGCGGAAGGTGAACCGGGAGCGGCTGAACGACCTGCTCGATCTGCTCGGGTTGCAGGAGCGCAGAACGCACCTGCCCAACCAGCTTTCGGGCGGGCAGCAGCAGCGCGTCGCCATCGGGCGCGCTTTGATGAACGCGCCGCAGGTCATGCTGGCCGACGAACCCACCGGCAGCTTGGACAGCCGCAACGGGCACGAGATCATCAAGCTGCTGAAGGAAAGCAATCGCCTATACGGGCAGACGCTGCTGCTCGTCACGCATGACGAAAGCATCGCCTTGCAGGCGGACCGCATCATCACCATCGCGGACGGCGCGGTGGTGCGGGACGTGAGGGCGCGGTCATGA
- a CDS encoding ABC transporter permease — protein sequence MNIFHKVALQSMRKSRTRTIVTVIGVILSAAMLTAVTTFGVSLLHYMVNGAAQKYGGWHAAFLDVDPAFAQERAQDDAVASAAAFENIGYAALEGGQNPEKPYLFVAGFSGEAWSALPIRLVSGRLPENGGEILVPSHVAANGGVKIAVGDTLTLAVGKRTAGEAALSQHDPYRAGAEQLRPTAEKTYTVVGICERPTFEERSAPGYTLITTAAAEDEADSLSLYVTLQKPRQVHAYVASAAGGRTVVLNEELLRFMGLSDDTLFNTLLYAVGGIVIAIIMLGSIFLIYNAFSISLNERTQQIGILSSVGATAGQLRGSVLFEGLCIGAVGIPIGVAAGIAGMGVVIAAVSKNFKDILYAGVSLTLTVSLPAILLAAAVSLATILISAYLPAKRVARMPVMDCIRQTNEVKVRAGDVKISGLAQRLYGLEGSLALKNFKRNKKRYRSIVLSLVLSVVLFVTTSSFVMDLKQASEQAIVFTTYDIGFGTIDMEDGPMLALYDRLKNVQGVQESGYQVCVDYTCTVPADRLTDAYWQTVGGYAPDEEVKLQMMVQFLDDGSYLAMVRELGLPTDEYTGPNAKLLAVAKMDLENNRLHEVTEFADLFQGSEMDAAITPKASGETEQAQPVRMTLVEAVVPDIPPMTVGTYEKQPYIFQVLAPWSLQDRLAPAGGFPEIRAKGMTFRSQTPAASTAAMKAIVEDAGVTAAYNLMNMQQALSESRNYIFIANVFAYTFIVMISLITAANVFNTISTNLKLRRRELAMLRSVGMSDRSFNRMMRVECAFYGARALLIGLPVAALCSWLIYKGMFIGGADHIEFVLPWASIGISVCSVLLIIWITMVYAVGKLKKENIIDALRDDMT from the coding sequence ATGAACATTTTTCATAAGGTCGCCCTGCAAAGCATGAGAAAAAGCCGCACCCGCACGATCGTGACGGTGATCGGCGTGATCCTGTCCGCCGCCATGCTCACGGCGGTCACGACCTTTGGCGTTTCTCTGCTGCACTATATGGTGAACGGCGCGGCCCAGAAATACGGCGGCTGGCACGCGGCGTTTTTGGACGTCGACCCCGCCTTTGCGCAGGAGCGGGCCCAAGACGATGCGGTGGCGAGCGCCGCCGCGTTTGAAAATATCGGCTATGCGGCGCTGGAGGGCGGACAAAATCCGGAAAAGCCCTATCTGTTCGTCGCCGGATTCAGCGGCGAAGCGTGGAGCGCCCTGCCCATACGCCTTGTTTCCGGCAGGCTGCCGGAGAACGGCGGGGAAATCCTCGTCCCCTCGCATGTTGCCGCAAACGGCGGCGTAAAGATCGCGGTGGGCGATACGCTCACCCTCGCGGTCGGAAAGCGAACGGCGGGGGAGGCGGCGCTCAGTCAGCACGATCCATACCGCGCGGGAGCCGAACAACTGCGCCCCACGGCGGAGAAAACCTATACGGTCGTCGGCATTTGCGAAAGGCCCACGTTTGAGGAGCGTTCCGCGCCCGGCTACACCCTGATCACAACGGCCGCCGCGGAGGATGAAGCGGACAGCCTCAGCCTGTACGTCACCCTGCAAAAGCCGCGTCAGGTTCACGCCTATGTGGCGAGCGCCGCCGGCGGGCGCACCGTGGTGCTGAACGAGGAGCTTTTGCGGTTCATGGGGCTTTCCGATGACACGCTGTTCAACACGCTGCTGTACGCGGTCGGCGGGATCGTGATCGCGATTATCATGCTGGGCTCTATTTTTTTAATCTACAACGCTTTCAGCATCTCTTTGAACGAGCGCACGCAGCAAATCGGCATCCTGTCCTCCGTGGGGGCCACGGCCGGACAGCTGCGCGGCTCGGTGCTGTTCGAGGGGCTTTGCATCGGCGCGGTCGGCATCCCGATCGGCGTAGCGGCGGGTATCGCGGGTATGGGCGTTGTGATCGCGGCGGTATCCAAAAACTTTAAGGATATCCTCTACGCCGGCGTATCGCTCACCCTGACCGTGTCCTTGCCCGCTATTCTCCTCGCGGCGGCCGTCAGTCTGGCGACGATCCTGATCTCGGCCTATCTGCCGGCGAAAAGGGTCGCGCGCATGCCGGTAATGGACTGCATCCGCCAGACAAACGAGGTCAAGGTGCGGGCCGGGGATGTCAAAATATCAGGGCTGGCCCAGCGCCTATACGGTCTGGAAGGCAGCCTTGCGCTGAAAAATTTTAAGCGGAACAAGAAGCGCTACCGCAGCATCGTGCTGTCCCTTGTATTGAGCGTCGTGCTGTTTGTCACGACCAGCTCGTTCGTGATGGATTTGAAGCAGGCATCGGAGCAGGCGATCGTGTTCACCACCTACGACATCGGCTTTGGCACAATCGACATGGAAGACGGCCCCATGCTGGCGCTTTACGACCGGCTCAAAAACGTCCAAGGCGTGCAAGAGAGCGGCTATCAGGTTTGTGTGGATTATACCTGCACGGTCCCGGCGGACCGGCTGACGGACGCTTACTGGCAAACCGTAGGGGGCTACGCGCCGGATGAAGAGGTAAAGCTGCAAATGATGGTGCAGTTTCTGGACGACGGCTCCTATCTCGCCATGGTACGGGAGCTCGGCCTGCCCACGGACGAATATACCGGGCCGAACGCGAAACTTCTCGCAGTCGCCAAAATGGACCTAGAGAACAACCGCCTGCACGAGGTGACGGAGTTTGCCGACCTGTTTCAAGGCTCCGAGATGGACGCCGCCATTACCCCCAAGGCGAGCGGTGAAACGGAGCAGGCCCAGCCGGTCCGCATGACTTTGGTAGAGGCCGTGGTGCCGGATATTCCCCCGATGACGGTGGGTACCTATGAAAAACAGCCCTATATCTTTCAGGTGCTGGCGCCGTGGTCGCTGCAAGACAGACTGGCCCCCGCGGGCGGCTTTCCGGAAATCAGGGCCAAGGGCATGACCTTCCGGTCGCAAACGCCCGCCGCGTCCACCGCGGCCATGAAGGCGATTGTGGAGGACGCGGGCGTTACCGCCGCGTATAACCTGATGAACATGCAGCAGGCGCTGAGCGAAAGCCGCAACTATATCTTTATTGCGAACGTTTTCGCCTATACGTTCATCGTGATGATCTCGCTGATCACGGCGGCCAATGTGTTCAACACCATCTCCACCAACCTGAAGCTGCGCCGCCGGGAGCTTGCCATGCTCCGCTCCGTGGGGATGTCGGACCGGTCGTTTAACCGCATGATGCGCGTGGAGTGCGCTTTTTACGGCGCGCGGGCGCTGCTGATCGGTCTGCCTGTCGCGGCCCTCTGCTCTTGGCTGATCTACAAGGGCATGTTCATCGGCGGGGCGGACCATATCGAATTTGTGCTGCCTTGGGCCAGTATCGGGATCAGCGTGTGTAGCGTGCTGCTCATCATATGGATCACCATGGTGTATGCCGTCGGCAAGCTCAAAAAAGAAAATATCATTGACGCTTTGCGGGACGATATGACCTGA
- a CDS encoding SPL family radical SAM protein: MNFDAVYFEPDSLTYELGRQLKAQFANLPWIPVESHNSISEMQQKANAEFGKMKRNLIIGIRKTHKYVENHKVSDYLVPYTSSGCTAMCLYCYLVCNYNKCAYLRLFVNREQMLDRLIKKGRASETPLTFEIGSNSDLVLENTITGNLLYTIPRFAEEGAGKLTFPSKFHMVDSLLDLPHRGKVIFRMSVNPQPLISRIELGTSDLQKRIEAVGRMCEAGYPCGLLIAPVMLVEGWKALYTELLEQLRAGLTEKVRKQMFLEIILMTYSYVHRAINGDAFPGAPDLYDSRLMTGRGRGKYCYIPTARAEAEAYLRQEIKRVLGDVHILYVS, from the coding sequence ATGAATTTTGACGCCGTTTACTTTGAACCCGACAGCCTGACCTACGAGCTGGGCCGGCAACTGAAAGCGCAATTTGCTAATCTGCCGTGGATACCGGTGGAAAGCCATAATTCCATTTCGGAAATGCAGCAAAAGGCCAACGCCGAATTTGGCAAAATGAAGCGAAATTTGATTATCGGCATTCGTAAGACCCATAAATATGTGGAAAACCACAAGGTTTCCGACTATTTGGTTCCCTACACCTCATCTGGCTGCACCGCGATGTGTTTATATTGCTATTTGGTTTGCAATTATAACAAATGCGCCTACCTGCGCCTGTTTGTCAACCGCGAACAGATGCTGGACCGCCTGATCAAAAAGGGACGCGCCAGCGAAACGCCCCTTACCTTTGAGATCGGCAGCAACAGCGATCTGGTGCTGGAAAACACCATAACGGGCAACCTGCTGTACACCATTCCCCGCTTTGCCGAGGAGGGCGCGGGCAAGCTTACGTTTCCCAGCAAATTTCACATGGTGGACAGCCTGCTGGACCTGCCCCACAGGGGCAAGGTCATTTTCCGCATGAGCGTCAATCCGCAGCCGCTGATCAGCCGCATCGAGCTTGGCACCTCGGATCTGCAAAAGCGGATCGAAGCCGTGGGTCGCATGTGCGAGGCGGGCTACCCCTGCGGGCTGTTGATCGCGCCGGTCATGCTGGTGGAGGGCTGGAAGGCCCTGTACACCGAGCTTTTGGAGCAGCTTCGCGCGGGCCTCACGGAAAAGGTGCGAAAGCAAATGTTTTTGGAGATTATTTTGATGACCTACTCCTATGTCCACCGCGCCATTAACGGCGACGCGTTCCCGGGCGCGCCCGACCTGTACGACAGCCGCCTCATGACCGGCCGGGGCCGGGGCAAGTACTGCTATATCCCCACGGCCCGCGCCGAGGCAGAAGCCTATTTGCGCCAAGAGATCAAACGGGTGCTGGGCGACGTGCATATCCTGTACGTCAGCTAG
- a CDS encoding putative bifunctional diguanylate cyclase/phosphodiesterase — protein MRWNIAAEAISMVMLGIIWVYARKGSHLPTLKNRMFQGCLLVTFSAILTNILSTLMIYRYDEIPLWLTGLVTTVYYVLTPLMGLAYFLYTVSVIYPDAQDGQLRRVVGVWLLPGAAYALMVLVNPFTHSLFTIDEARGYERGRLVFVTYLIFYAYCLASIVVTVYNHRRIDRKIYRILAAFPVLAVLVILVQQLYPDVILSGSAATCALLIIYLHLQNKQISVDYLTGVPNRQELLNMLGYMIKRAPNKRFVLVVVSLRDFRIINNTCGQITGDEFLKEVCRFLVQAGPRDNVYRFSGDEFALLFTNENVEQIKRCVRSVQSRMTQPWHAADYRFVLSAVMGVISYNRGDTLEKTVSAIEYAVYEAKTGKFGQVCYCDQKMLEKLERRRRIIQVLREQLARQSFEMYYQPIYSVKTGTFRYAESLMRIPHSPIGPLMPFEFIPIAEETGLIAEITYVVLDKVCQYINRLLAKGIDVGAIHVNFSGVQFNQPDLAGRVLEIIRRNNTPPGAIVIEFTESTLAESTQVVTAFAMEMMQYGIKMGLDDFGTGYSNIASVINIPFGTVKLDKSLVWVSMESEKSALAIKNLSRTFTELGMKVVAEGVETDAQRQLVVDFGVDQIQGFYYAKPMPADEMEDFMLKHQGDTHGD, from the coding sequence ATGAGATGGAATATTGCGGCGGAAGCGATCTCCATGGTGATGCTCGGCATCATCTGGGTTTACGCCCGAAAGGGAAGCCATCTTCCCACACTGAAAAACAGGATGTTTCAGGGGTGCCTGCTGGTTACCTTTAGCGCGATTCTGACGAATATCCTGTCCACGCTGATGATCTACCGGTATGACGAAATTCCGCTTTGGCTGACCGGGCTGGTCACCACGGTCTATTATGTTTTGACGCCGCTGATGGGGCTGGCCTATTTCCTTTACACGGTGTCGGTCATCTATCCGGACGCGCAGGACGGGCAGCTGCGGCGCGTCGTCGGCGTTTGGCTGCTGCCCGGCGCGGCTTACGCGCTCATGGTGCTGGTAAACCCGTTCACGCACAGCCTGTTTACCATCGACGAGGCGCGGGGCTATGAACGGGGCCGGTTGGTGTTCGTCACCTATTTGATCTTTTACGCCTACTGTTTGGCAAGCATCGTGGTCACCGTGTACAATCACCGCCGCATCGACCGGAAGATCTACCGCATTCTCGCGGCGTTTCCCGTACTGGCGGTGCTGGTCATTCTGGTGCAGCAGCTTTATCCGGATGTGATCCTGTCCGGTTCGGCGGCGACCTGCGCGCTGCTGATTATTTACCTGCACCTGCAAAACAAGCAGATATCGGTCGATTATCTGACGGGCGTGCCCAACCGGCAGGAGCTTTTGAACATGCTGGGCTATATGATTAAGCGCGCGCCGAACAAACGCTTTGTGCTGGTCGTGGTATCGCTGCGCGATTTTCGCATCATCAACAACACCTGCGGCCAAATCACGGGGGACGAGTTCCTGAAAGAGGTGTGCCGTTTTTTAGTGCAGGCCGGGCCGCGCGACAATGTGTACCGCTTCAGCGGGGATGAATTCGCCTTGCTTTTTACCAATGAGAACGTCGAGCAGATCAAGCGGTGCGTGCGGAGCGTTCAGTCCCGCATGACGCAGCCGTGGCATGCGGCGGATTACCGCTTTGTCCTTTCCGCCGTCATGGGCGTTATCTCCTACAATCGGGGCGATACGCTGGAAAAGACCGTCAGCGCGATCGAATACGCCGTATACGAAGCGAAAACGGGAAAATTCGGACAGGTCTGCTACTGCGATCAAAAAATGCTGGAAAAGCTGGAACGCAGGCGCAGGATCATACAGGTGCTGCGCGAGCAGCTCGCGCGGCAGAGCTTTGAAATGTATTACCAGCCCATCTATTCGGTTAAGACCGGCACCTTCCGCTATGCGGAATCGCTCATGCGCATCCCGCATTCGCCCATCGGGCCGCTCATGCCGTTTGAATTCATCCCCATCGCGGAGGAGACCGGCCTGATCGCCGAGATCACCTACGTGGTGCTGGATAAGGTGTGCCAATATATCAACCGCCTTTTGGCAAAGGGGATCGATGTGGGGGCCATCCACGTCAATTTTTCCGGCGTGCAGTTTAACCAGCCCGATCTGGCCGGGCGGGTGCTGGAAATCATCCGCAGGAACAACACGCCGCCGGGCGCGATCGTGATCGAGTTCACCGAAAGCACGCTGGCCGAAAGCACGCAGGTCGTCACCGCGTTTGCGATGGAGATGATGCAGTACGGCATCAAAATGGGTCTGGACGACTTCGGCACGGGGTATTCCAACATCGCGTCCGTCATCAACATTCCGTTCGGCACGGTCAAGCTCGATAAAAGTCTGGTCTGGGTGTCCATGGAAAGTGAAAAATCCGCGCTGGCGATCAAAAACCTGTCCCGCACGTTCACGGAGCTGGGCATGAAGGTGGTGGCGGAGGGCGTGGAGACCGATGCGCAGCGGCAGCTCGTCGTCGATTTCGGCGTGGATCAGATTCAGGGCTTTTACTACGCAAAGCCCATGCCGGCCGATGAAATGGAGGATTTTATGCTGAAGCATCAGGGGGATACGCATGGCGATTAA